Proteins from one Amycolatopsis benzoatilytica AK 16/65 genomic window:
- a CDS encoding MFS transporter: MTAVATPADGIGFGARFLAPVFLGSMLNPVNSTMIATALAPIGRDYAVPAGDVAWLLSGLYLASAVAQPVMGRLADAAGPRRVYLGGLVLVGAAGLAGAAGPPFGWLVVVRVLIGIGTSTAYPAAISMIAAQEQRLGRTAPGRVLGSLAFASMTAATVGPLLGGLLVSAAGWPAVFAVNVPLAAIGFGTALRWLPPDPPPDSERPRSRFDVLGAVLFAAVVTTLAFLLMSLRWWLTPVLAALLAALACWERGREFPFLDLRVLAGNRPLLMTYLRNGLAFLGSYGVIYGLTQWLETARGLSSAAAGLVLLPMSVLSAAGAAWAARGRRVRGPIQAGAAVLLLAAGLLLWVRADSSLVLVVAVMAATGMASGLNPVGNQAAMYAQAPPGQVGVAAGLLRTAQYLGAILSASLLAFTLGSPVGDTGLHRLALAVAGVAVLLAAVVVFDRSPR, from the coding sequence GTGACTGCGGTCGCGACGCCGGCGGATGGCATCGGTTTCGGGGCGCGGTTCCTCGCCCCGGTGTTCCTCGGGTCGATGCTCAACCCGGTCAACTCGACGATGATCGCGACCGCGCTGGCCCCGATCGGCCGGGACTACGCGGTGCCGGCGGGAGACGTCGCGTGGCTGCTGTCCGGGCTCTACCTGGCGAGCGCGGTCGCGCAGCCGGTGATGGGCCGCCTGGCCGACGCGGCCGGGCCGCGCCGGGTGTATCTCGGAGGGCTCGTTCTCGTCGGCGCCGCCGGGCTGGCCGGGGCGGCCGGACCGCCGTTCGGCTGGCTGGTGGTCGTGCGGGTGCTGATCGGTATCGGCACCTCGACCGCGTATCCGGCCGCGATCAGCATGATCGCCGCGCAGGAACAGCGGCTGGGCCGCACCGCGCCCGGCCGGGTGCTGGGCTCGCTGGCCTTCGCCTCGATGACCGCCGCGACCGTCGGGCCGCTCCTGGGCGGATTGCTGGTCAGCGCGGCCGGCTGGCCCGCCGTCTTCGCGGTGAACGTCCCGCTGGCCGCGATCGGGTTCGGCACCGCGCTGCGTTGGCTGCCGCCTGATCCGCCGCCGGACTCCGAGCGGCCGCGCAGCCGGTTCGACGTGCTCGGCGCGGTGCTGTTCGCGGCGGTGGTCACGACGCTGGCGTTCCTCCTCATGAGCCTGCGCTGGTGGCTGACGCCGGTCCTGGCGGCTCTGCTCGCGGCGCTGGCGTGCTGGGAGCGGGGCCGGGAGTTCCCGTTCCTCGACCTGCGCGTGCTGGCCGGCAACCGGCCGTTGCTGATGACCTATCTCCGCAACGGGCTGGCGTTTCTCGGGTCCTACGGGGTGATCTACGGGCTGACCCAATGGCTGGAAACCGCGCGCGGCTTGTCCTCGGCGGCAGCCGGACTGGTTTTGCTCCCGATGTCGGTCCTCTCCGCGGCGGGCGCCGCCTGGGCGGCGCGCGGTCGTCGCGTCCGAGGGCCGATCCAGGCCGGCGCCGCGGTCCTGCTGCTCGCCGCGGGTCTGCTGCTCTGGGTGCGCGCGGACAGTTCCCTCGTGCTGGTGGTCGCGGTGATGGCGGCGACCGGCATGGCCAGCGGGCTCAATCCGGTCGGCAACCAGGCCGCGATGTACGCCCAAGCCCCGCCCGGGCAGGTCGGCGTGGCCGCCGGATTGCTGCGCACCGCGCAGTACCTCGGCGCGATCTTGTCCGCCAGCCTGCTCGCGTTCACTCTCGGCTCTCCGGTCGGCGACACCGGGCTGCACCGGCTCGCCTTGGCCGTCGCCGGCGTAGCGGTGCTGCTTGCCGCGGTCGTCGTATTCGACCGCTCTCCTCGGTAG
- a CDS encoding DHH family phosphoesterase produces MTPSLVQDIETAAGLLAGATDVTLLGHVRPDADALGSALALGHVLHRRGAKVRVSFGEPDEAPETLAWLDVDGLLTKPVDLPPVDGLLVALDTPTLSRLGRLAPRVAAARESGGSVLVVDHHATNGYYGTHHVVTESAEATAVLVARIIEAMGAELDAPAARSLYAGIVTDTSGFRRASPDTHRIAARLLEAGADPGEVSRRIVDDHPFAWLPMLSAVLAEACLEPEGAQGFGLVHTVVRAAEAATVRSEEVESVIDVVRATREAGVAAVLKETAPGPVWTVSLRSAGDVDVSAAAAEFGGGGHRRAAGCTVAGSADEVLDRLREALGRAPLLRAS; encoded by the coding sequence GTGACGCCTTCCCTGGTACAGGACATTGAGACCGCCGCCGGCCTGCTGGCCGGGGCCACCGATGTGACGCTGCTCGGCCACGTGCGCCCGGACGCCGACGCGCTCGGCAGCGCGCTCGCCCTCGGCCACGTGCTGCATCGTCGCGGCGCGAAGGTGCGGGTCTCCTTCGGTGAGCCGGACGAAGCCCCGGAAACCCTGGCCTGGCTGGACGTCGACGGCCTGCTGACCAAGCCAGTCGACCTCCCGCCGGTCGACGGACTGCTGGTCGCGCTGGACACGCCGACGCTGTCGAGGCTGGGAAGGCTGGCGCCGAGGGTCGCCGCGGCCCGGGAATCGGGCGGTTCGGTGCTGGTGGTCGATCATCACGCCACGAACGGTTATTACGGCACCCACCATGTCGTGACCGAAAGCGCGGAAGCGACGGCGGTGCTCGTGGCCCGGATCATCGAGGCGATGGGGGCCGAGCTGGACGCGCCCGCCGCGCGGTCGCTGTACGCCGGGATCGTCACCGACACGAGCGGTTTCCGGCGAGCCAGCCCGGACACGCACCGGATCGCCGCACGCCTGCTGGAGGCGGGCGCCGACCCGGGCGAGGTGTCGCGGCGGATCGTCGACGACCACCCGTTCGCGTGGCTGCCGATGCTGTCCGCGGTGCTGGCCGAGGCGTGTCTGGAACCCGAAGGGGCGCAAGGGTTTGGCCTTGTCCACACGGTGGTGCGGGCCGCCGAGGCGGCGACGGTGCGCAGCGAAGAGGTCGAGTCGGTGATCGACGTCGTGCGCGCGACGCGGGAAGCCGGGGTGGCGGCGGTGCTCAAGGAAACCGCGCCGGGTCCAGTGTGGACGGTCTCGTTGCGTTCGGCCGGCGACGTCGATGTCTCGGCGGCGGCCGCGGAGTTCGGCGGGGGAGGGCACCGGAGGGCGGCGGGCTGTACGGTGGCCGGCTCGGCGGACGAGGTCCTGGACCGGCTGCGGGAGGCGCTGGGGAGGGCTCCGCTGCTGCGGGCGTCCTGA
- a CDS encoding TRM11 family SAM-dependent methyltransferase: protein MPEYVILVLPSANRVYAASSPALLRAELAAFGAGLSAELSAIDEVELGGVGYVKFACAAPLGERDLALLSNLSSLYALFELGDGMLRPVPVHPLAHADSDLLTIQKYPGKTNEQFTKLLLNLTLLATAWPADWTERPLHLLDPLCGRGTTLNQAMMYGFDATGLDVDGRDFEAYEQFMKTWLRTKRVKHTAESGQLRRNKARLGRRLDIEYAFDKDDYKAGRTRKLSYLNADTLTTDEVLRPASVDLIVTDAPYGVQHGSHRETGLARSPRDLLAAAIPVWNRVLRPGGAIGISWNTHVLPREELVEILERAGLQVRSGGPYEELAHRVDQAIERDLVVAGKPA, encoded by the coding sequence ATGCCTGAGTACGTGATCCTCGTCCTTCCCTCCGCCAACCGGGTGTACGCCGCGTCGTCGCCGGCGCTGCTGCGTGCCGAACTGGCGGCGTTCGGTGCCGGCCTCTCCGCTGAGCTGTCGGCGATCGACGAGGTCGAACTCGGCGGCGTCGGCTACGTCAAGTTCGCCTGCGCCGCTCCGCTCGGCGAGCGCGACCTGGCGCTGCTGTCGAACTTGTCCTCGCTCTACGCCCTGTTCGAACTGGGCGACGGCATGCTGCGGCCGGTACCGGTCCATCCGCTCGCGCACGCGGACTCGGACCTGCTGACCATCCAGAAGTACCCGGGCAAGACCAACGAGCAGTTCACCAAGCTGCTGCTCAACCTCACCCTGCTGGCGACCGCCTGGCCGGCCGACTGGACCGAGCGGCCGCTGCACCTGCTCGACCCGCTGTGCGGGCGCGGAACCACACTGAACCAAGCCATGATGTACGGCTTCGACGCGACCGGACTCGACGTCGACGGGCGCGATTTCGAAGCGTACGAACAGTTCATGAAGACGTGGCTGCGCACCAAACGCGTGAAACACACCGCGGAGTCCGGCCAGCTGCGCCGCAACAAGGCCCGCCTCGGCCGCCGGCTGGACATCGAGTACGCGTTCGACAAGGACGACTACAAGGCAGGCCGCACCCGCAAGCTGAGCTACCTCAACGCGGACACGCTCACCACCGACGAGGTGCTCCGCCCGGCGTCCGTGGACCTCATCGTGACCGACGCGCCGTACGGCGTGCAGCACGGCAGCCACCGCGAGACCGGCCTGGCCCGCAGCCCGCGCGACCTGCTCGCCGCGGCGATTCCGGTGTGGAACCGGGTGCTCCGGCCCGGCGGGGCGATCGGGATCTCCTGGAACACGCACGTGCTGCCGCGCGAAGAGCTGGTGGAGATCCTGGAACGGGCGGGGCTGCAAGTGCGGTCCGGCGGACCGTACGAGGAACTGGCGCACCGGGTGGACCAGGCGATCGAGCGGGATCTCGTGGTGGCGGGGAAACCGGCCTGA
- the truB gene encoding tRNA pseudouridine(55) synthase TruB, translated as MPSPKKPSRPAPPPGLLIVDKPAGMTSHDVVARARRIMGTRKVGHAGTLDPMATGVLVLGIERATKLLGHLALDRKTYLATLQLGRSTTTDDAEGEGLAEAAPEAIAAVTEEQIGAGIAALTGDIQQVPSAVSAVKIDGKRAYARVRAGEDVVLPPRPVTVFRFDVLGLRRETDRIEIDAVVECSSGTYVRALARDLGAGLGIGGHLKALRRTTVGPFSLARARTLDQLEEAPELSLDLDAAVAAAFPRRDLDGATAKAVQYGRRIPAAGIDGTYGLFGPDGHVLALAADAEGVARSVVVLLPA; from the coding sequence GTGCCCAGCCCGAAAAAACCGTCCCGTCCCGCCCCGCCGCCCGGACTCCTGATCGTCGACAAGCCGGCCGGAATGACCTCCCACGACGTGGTCGCACGCGCACGGCGGATCATGGGCACCCGCAAGGTCGGCCACGCCGGCACGCTCGATCCGATGGCCACCGGCGTCCTCGTGCTCGGCATCGAACGCGCGACCAAACTGCTCGGCCATCTCGCGCTCGACCGCAAGACCTACCTCGCCACCCTGCAGCTCGGCCGATCCACCACGACCGACGACGCCGAGGGCGAGGGCTTGGCCGAGGCTGCCCCGGAGGCCATCGCCGCGGTCACGGAAGAGCAGATCGGCGCAGGAATCGCCGCCCTCACCGGGGACATCCAGCAGGTGCCGAGCGCCGTTTCCGCGGTCAAGATCGACGGGAAACGCGCCTACGCGCGGGTCCGCGCGGGGGAAGACGTCGTCCTGCCGCCCCGGCCGGTCACGGTGTTCCGGTTCGACGTTCTCGGCCTTCGCCGCGAAACGGACCGGATCGAAATCGACGCCGTCGTCGAGTGCTCGTCCGGCACCTACGTCCGCGCGCTGGCCCGCGACCTGGGCGCCGGGCTCGGCATTGGCGGGCACCTGAAAGCCTTGCGCCGCACCACGGTCGGGCCGTTCTCGCTCGCTCGCGCGCGCACTCTCGACCAGCTTGAAGAGGCACCCGAACTCTCCCTCGACCTCGATGCCGCCGTCGCCGCCGCGTTCCCGCGCCGGGACCTCGACGGGGCCACCGCCAAGGCCGTCCAGTACGGCCGGCGCATCCCGGCCGCGGGCATCGACGGCACCTACGGCCTGTTCGGTCCGGACGGCCATGTTCTCGCGCTGGCGGCCGACGCCGAGGGCGTGGCCCGCTCGGTCGTGGTCCTCCTGCCCGCATAG
- a CDS encoding helix-turn-helix domain-containing protein, translated as MEDHKIVQRNIALQREWYGEPLGDRVRRLVVAFDVSQAFLAEVLGISAPMLSQVMSGRRAKIGNPVVLARMIMLERKILVPEVAAGDRDAMQAALEDVRDSRPTVGRDNIPVNSNEKRLLAAIRDVAEDEDLGEAAKLLDEDFPAIADLLRRAGAAAP; from the coding sequence GTGGAGGACCACAAGATCGTCCAGCGGAACATCGCGCTGCAACGGGAGTGGTACGGGGAGCCGCTGGGCGATCGGGTGCGCAGGCTGGTGGTCGCTTTCGACGTGTCGCAGGCGTTCCTGGCCGAGGTGCTCGGCATCAGCGCGCCGATGCTCAGCCAGGTGATGAGCGGGCGGCGGGCGAAGATCGGCAACCCGGTGGTGCTGGCCCGGATGATCATGCTGGAACGCAAGATCCTGGTGCCCGAGGTCGCCGCCGGCGACCGCGACGCGATGCAGGCCGCGCTGGAGGACGTCCGCGACTCCCGGCCGACCGTCGGACGCGACAACATCCCGGTCAACTCGAACGAGAAGCGGCTGCTCGCCGCGATCCGCGACGTGGCCGAGGACGAGGACCTCGGGGAGGCGGCGAAACTGCTCGACGAGGATTTCCCGGCGATCGCCGACCTGCTCCGCCGGGCCGGCGCGGCCGCTCCGTAA
- a CDS encoding MBL fold metallo-hydrolase produces the protein MKPASVRAVADDVLQITLSARVEVHAYLLGDVLVDAGTSASLPQLLAALDGRAVAAHVVTHAHGDHIGGSAGVVERFGLEGIAVGAGDAPAARDGRQVFSRALSGRLLRRLGAGGFPPVAVTRRAVEGDLVGPGFVVRETPGHSAGHVVLWRERDRLLVCGDVLTTQHPLTGKPGLYEPPRPFTPDPRRNREAVRWLADLQPRTVCCGHGPVLRDAAAALSRLAANLA, from the coding sequence ATGAAACCCGCCTCGGTCCGCGCGGTGGCGGACGACGTACTGCAAATCACCCTCTCGGCGCGCGTCGAGGTGCACGCGTACCTGCTCGGGGACGTCCTGGTCGATGCCGGGACTTCGGCCAGCCTGCCTCAACTGCTCGCGGCGCTGGACGGGCGCGCGGTCGCCGCGCACGTGGTCACCCACGCCCACGGCGACCACATCGGCGGTTCCGCGGGCGTGGTCGAGCGCTTCGGGCTGGAGGGCATCGCAGTGGGTGCTGGAGATGCGCCCGCGGCGCGGGATGGGCGGCAGGTCTTCTCGCGCGCCCTGTCCGGACGCCTGCTGCGCCGGCTGGGCGCCGGCGGATTCCCGCCGGTCGCGGTGACCCGGCGGGCGGTGGAAGGCGACCTGGTCGGCCCCGGCTTCGTGGTGCGGGAGACGCCCGGCCATTCGGCGGGCCACGTGGTGCTCTGGCGCGAACGCGACCGCCTGCTCGTCTGCGGCGACGTGCTCACCACACAGCATCCGCTGACCGGGAAGCCCGGCTTGTACGAACCGCCTCGGCCCTTCACGCCCGATCCGCGGCGCAACCGCGAGGCGGTCCGCTGGCTGGCTGATCTTCAGCCTCGCACAGTGTGTTGCGGGCACGGGCCGGTTCTGCGTGATGCGGCCGCTGCGCTCAGCCGGTTGGCGGCGAACCTGGCCTGA
- a CDS encoding MarR family winged helix-turn-helix transcriptional regulator, whose protein sequence is MEELEEAAARLRGAIRVLARRAESVTAAGGLTGQQQAVLGWLSERGALTAKELADLERVRPQSMAHVVDALVTRGWAARLPDAEDRRRVLLSLTESGAEALAHGRELRQAWLVEAMRTRLNEAERAELVAVIGLLERLGVTE, encoded by the coding sequence ATGGAAGAGCTGGAGGAAGCGGCTGCCCGCCTGCGCGGGGCGATCCGGGTGCTGGCCAGGCGCGCCGAGAGCGTCACCGCGGCGGGCGGGCTGACCGGGCAGCAACAGGCGGTACTGGGCTGGCTGTCCGAGCGGGGAGCGCTGACCGCCAAGGAACTGGCGGACCTGGAGCGGGTGCGGCCGCAGTCGATGGCGCACGTGGTGGACGCACTCGTGACGCGCGGCTGGGCGGCCCGGCTGCCGGATGCCGAGGACCGGCGGCGGGTGCTGCTGTCGTTGACCGAATCGGGCGCGGAAGCATTGGCGCACGGCCGGGAGTTGCGGCAGGCGTGGCTGGTCGAGGCGATGCGGACCCGGCTGAACGAGGCCGAACGCGCTGAGCTGGTCGCGGTGATCGGGTTGCTGGAGCGGCTGGGCGTCACCGAGTGA
- a CDS encoding bifunctional riboflavin kinase/FAD synthetase, whose translation MQRWRGLGDLPGGWGRCVVTIGVFDGVHRGHQELIKRTVQAAAERGVPSVVLTFDPHPSEVLRPGSHPAQLTTLRRKAQLVEGLGVDVFCVLPFTLELSRLSPHEFVHEVLVDRLHAAAVLVGDNFTFGAKAAGNVALLRELGRRFGFVAFGAELQGRSLDEDRGANDITFSSTYVRSCIDAGDVVAAADALGRPHRLEGIVVRGDGRGHDLGYPTANLSTARFAAVPADGVYTAWFSRLNDPARRLRAAVSVGTNPTFSGRERTVEAFVLDVDEDFYGQHVALDFVTRLRDQERFVQAGDLVRKIDEDVARTRETLGSDG comes from the coding sequence GTGCAGCGTTGGCGTGGGCTCGGGGACCTCCCGGGCGGCTGGGGCCGGTGCGTGGTCACCATCGGCGTGTTCGACGGCGTGCACCGAGGGCATCAGGAACTGATCAAGCGCACCGTGCAGGCGGCCGCCGAGCGCGGCGTGCCGAGCGTGGTGCTCACTTTCGACCCGCATCCGTCCGAGGTGCTCCGCCCGGGCAGCCATCCCGCGCAGCTGACCACGTTGCGCCGCAAGGCACAGCTGGTCGAAGGGCTCGGCGTGGACGTCTTCTGCGTGCTGCCGTTCACCCTGGAGCTGTCCCGGCTCAGCCCGCACGAGTTCGTGCACGAGGTCCTGGTGGACCGGCTGCACGCGGCCGCGGTGCTGGTCGGCGACAACTTCACGTTCGGGGCCAAGGCCGCGGGCAACGTCGCGCTGCTGCGCGAGCTGGGCCGCCGGTTCGGCTTCGTCGCGTTCGGCGCCGAACTGCAGGGCCGCTCGCTCGACGAAGACCGCGGCGCCAACGACATCACCTTCTCCTCCACCTACGTCCGCTCGTGCATCGACGCCGGCGACGTGGTCGCGGCGGCGGACGCGCTGGGCAGGCCGCACCGGCTGGAGGGCATCGTCGTCCGCGGCGACGGGCGCGGCCACGACCTCGGCTACCCGACCGCCAACCTGTCCACCGCGCGGTTCGCGGCGGTGCCCGCCGACGGCGTCTACACGGCTTGGTTCAGCCGGCTCAACGACCCGGCCCGGCGGCTGCGCGCCGCGGTGTCGGTCGGGACGAACCCGACGTTTTCCGGACGCGAGCGCACTGTCGAGGCGTTCGTGCTGGACGTCGACGAGGACTTCTACGGCCAGCACGTCGCGCTGGACTTCGTCACCCGGTTGCGCGACCAGGAGCGGTTCGTCCAGGCGGGCGATCTGGTGCGCAAAATCGACGAGGACGTGGCCCGGACCAGGGAAACGCTCGGCTCGGACGGCTGA
- a CDS encoding MATE family efflux transporter — MSENATAAALRDDRIPPRRVFGLAVPALGVLAAEPLYVLVDTAVVGHLGALPLAGLALGGVVLSQVSTQLTFLSYGTTSRTARLHGAGRRPDAVREGVQATWLAVLVGLVLLVAGQLLAGPIARALSGSDEIAAAAVSWLRIALFGAPLILVTMAGNGWMRGVQDAARPLRYVLAGNGISAVLCPVLVYVAGLGLEGSAIANVVAQVVSASLFIAALVRERVPLRPDFPVMRAQLGLGRDLVLRSFAFQACFVSAAAVAARTSTEAVGAHQVVLQLWTFLSLVLDSVAIAAQSLVGAALGGGRERQARGVANQITGYGLIFGCFLCVVFAALWSVLPHAFTSDPGVLGQIPHAWWFFVALQPIAGVVFALDGVLLGAGDAAFLRTATLVSAGVGFLPLIWLSLAFGWGLSGIWTGLSLFMLFRLAAVVARWRSGRWAVVGAVREA, encoded by the coding sequence GTGTCCGAAAACGCCACGGCCGCCGCCTTGCGCGACGACCGCATTCCGCCCCGCCGGGTGTTCGGGCTCGCCGTGCCCGCGCTCGGCGTGCTCGCCGCCGAGCCGCTCTACGTGCTGGTCGACACCGCTGTCGTCGGCCATCTCGGCGCGCTGCCGCTCGCCGGTCTCGCGCTGGGCGGAGTGGTGCTGTCCCAGGTCTCCACCCAGCTGACGTTCCTGTCCTACGGCACCACTTCGCGCACCGCCCGGCTGCACGGCGCCGGCCGGCGCCCCGACGCGGTCCGGGAAGGCGTGCAGGCCACCTGGCTGGCCGTGCTGGTCGGCTTGGTGCTGCTGGTCGCGGGGCAGTTGCTGGCCGGCCCGATCGCCCGTGCGCTTTCCGGCAGCGACGAAATCGCCGCGGCGGCCGTGTCCTGGCTGCGGATCGCTCTGTTCGGCGCGCCGCTGATCCTGGTCACGATGGCAGGCAACGGCTGGATGCGCGGCGTGCAGGACGCGGCCCGGCCGTTGCGATATGTGTTGGCGGGCAACGGAATCTCCGCCGTGCTGTGCCCGGTCCTGGTCTACGTCGCCGGTCTCGGGCTGGAGGGTTCGGCGATCGCGAACGTGGTCGCGCAGGTCGTGTCGGCGTCCCTGTTCATCGCCGCGCTGGTGCGGGAACGGGTGCCGCTGCGGCCGGACTTCCCGGTGATGCGCGCACAGCTCGGCCTCGGCCGGGACCTGGTGCTGCGCAGCTTCGCGTTCCAGGCGTGCTTCGTGTCGGCCGCCGCGGTCGCCGCGCGCACGTCCACCGAGGCGGTCGGCGCGCACCAGGTCGTGCTGCAGCTCTGGACGTTCCTGTCGCTGGTCCTGGACTCGGTCGCGATCGCCGCGCAATCGCTGGTCGGCGCCGCACTCGGCGGCGGCCGCGAACGGCAGGCCCGCGGCGTCGCGAACCAGATCACCGGCTACGGCCTGATCTTCGGCTGCTTCCTGTGCGTCGTGTTCGCCGCGCTGTGGAGCGTCCTGCCGCACGCGTTCACGTCCGATCCGGGCGTGCTCGGACAGATCCCGCACGCCTGGTGGTTCTTCGTGGCGCTGCAACCGATCGCCGGAGTGGTCTTCGCTCTCGACGGGGTGCTGCTCGGCGCCGGGGACGCCGCCTTCCTCCGCACGGCGACGCTGGTCAGCGCCGGTGTCGGCTTCCTGCCGCTGATCTGGCTGTCGCTCGCCTTCGGCTGGGGACTGAGCGGGATCTGGACCGGGTTGTCGCTGTTCATGCTGTTCCGTCTGGCTGCCGTGGTGGCCCGATGGCGGTCCGGACGGTGGGCCGTGGTCGGCGCGGTACGGGAGGCTTGA
- a CDS encoding MFS transporter, with translation MPAGCAPVRSWLIWLTAVTVYLLAVFHRTSFGVAGLKAAERFGVGSAALGIFTVLQVGVYAAMQIPTGVLVDRYGPRRVLTAAALILGSGQLLLGLADSYALGLVARGVLGLGDALTFVSVLRLVAAHFPAHRYPLLASFTSAVGYLGNLAATVPLTLLLDGPGWTVTFLAVGAVTVLYSVPVALRVRDTPEGVPEKRREPVRVGHLREQIRLAWQTPGTRLGFWVHFATMFAPNVLTLLWGLPFLVQGQGLPPATASALLTVFVFGSMAGGPLLGAVIGRYPVARVPLVIGYLIGAAGVWAVLLGWNGHIPVGVLVPAFAFLTLGGPASMIGFALARDYNPLSRVGTATGVVNVGGFLATTVTALAIGVLLQWTGGNFRIALLAVVAVLAVGSFRMLVWWRRARASVFEAEARGEEVPVHIRRRRWDRALEPVGAAA, from the coding sequence TTGCCCGCCGGCTGCGCCCCTGTCCGGTCCTGGCTCATCTGGCTCACCGCGGTGACGGTGTACCTGCTCGCCGTCTTTCACCGCACCTCGTTCGGCGTCGCCGGGCTGAAGGCGGCCGAACGCTTCGGCGTCGGGTCCGCGGCGCTCGGCATCTTCACCGTCCTGCAGGTCGGTGTGTACGCCGCGATGCAGATCCCCACCGGCGTCCTGGTCGACCGCTACGGCCCGCGCCGCGTTCTGACCGCCGCCGCCCTGATCCTCGGCAGCGGCCAGCTGCTGCTCGGCCTGGCCGACAGCTACGCCCTCGGCCTGGTCGCCCGCGGAGTTCTCGGTCTCGGCGACGCGCTCACCTTCGTGAGCGTCCTGCGCCTCGTCGCAGCGCATTTCCCGGCGCACCGCTACCCGCTGCTCGCGTCCTTCACGTCCGCCGTCGGCTACCTCGGCAACCTCGCCGCGACGGTACCGCTCACCCTGCTCCTCGACGGTCCAGGTTGGACAGTCACCTTCCTCGCCGTCGGCGCGGTGACGGTGCTGTACTCGGTCCCGGTCGCCCTGCGCGTCCGCGACACCCCGGAAGGCGTGCCGGAGAAGAGGCGCGAACCGGTGCGCGTGGGACACCTGCGCGAGCAGATCCGGCTGGCCTGGCAGACGCCCGGCACCCGGCTCGGCTTCTGGGTCCACTTCGCGACGATGTTCGCGCCGAACGTGCTGACGTTGCTGTGGGGCCTGCCTTTCCTCGTGCAGGGACAGGGCCTGCCGCCAGCTACCGCGAGCGCTTTGCTGACCGTCTTCGTGTTCGGCTCGATGGCCGGCGGCCCGCTGCTGGGCGCGGTGATCGGCCGGTACCCGGTGGCGCGGGTCCCGCTGGTCATCGGCTACCTGATCGGCGCGGCCGGCGTGTGGGCGGTGCTGCTCGGCTGGAACGGCCACATCCCGGTGGGCGTGCTGGTGCCCGCGTTCGCCTTCCTCACCCTGGGCGGCCCGGCGTCGATGATCGGTTTCGCGCTGGCGCGCGACTACAACCCGCTGTCGCGCGTCGGGACGGCAACCGGCGTGGTGAACGTCGGCGGATTCCTGGCGACTACCGTGACCGCGCTGGCGATCGGCGTCCTGCTGCAGTGGACCGGCGGCAACTTCCGGATCGCGCTGCTCGCGGTGGTGGCCGTGCTGGCGGTCGGCTCGTTCCGGATGCTGGTGTGGTGGCGACGGGCCCGGGCGTCGGTGTTCGAAGCGGAAGCACGAGGGGAAGAAGTTCCGGTGCACATCCGGCGGCGTCGCTGGGATCGCGCGCTGGAACCGGTCGGCGCGGCCGCCTGA
- a CDS encoding PhzF family phenazine biosynthesis protein has product MPKFTQIDVFTDELTLGNPLAVVHDADRLADERLAAFARWTNLSETTFLLPPSDPAADYRVRIFTPGGELPFAGHPTLGSARAWLAAGGVPKAGHLVQECGAGLVRVRRDEQDRLAFAAPPLRRSGPVDDADLAVVKRGLHLADADVLGAAWADNGPGWVALLLRDAATVLAIEPDFAALGRFKVGVAGEQPAGAETAFEVRAFSDTVEDPVTGSLNAALGQWLIGDGIAPESYVAAQGTRLGRRGRVHVRRDGEDVWVGGDTVVGIRGEVDLW; this is encoded by the coding sequence ATGCCGAAGTTCACCCAGATCGACGTTTTCACCGACGAGCTCACCCTTGGCAACCCCCTCGCCGTAGTGCACGACGCGGACCGCCTCGCCGACGAGCGGCTCGCCGCGTTCGCCCGCTGGACGAACCTCAGCGAGACCACCTTCCTGCTGCCGCCGTCCGACCCGGCCGCCGACTACCGCGTGCGGATCTTCACCCCGGGCGGCGAGCTGCCGTTCGCCGGGCATCCCACGCTCGGCTCGGCGCGGGCGTGGCTGGCCGCCGGGGGAGTGCCGAAAGCGGGGCACCTCGTGCAGGAATGCGGAGCCGGTCTGGTGCGGGTGCGGCGGGACGAGCAGGACCGGCTGGCGTTCGCCGCGCCTCCGTTGCGGCGCAGCGGTCCAGTGGACGACGCCGACCTCGCCGTCGTCAAGCGCGGTCTGCACCTCGCCGACGCCGACGTCCTCGGCGCGGCCTGGGCGGACAACGGACCCGGCTGGGTCGCGTTGCTGCTGCGCGACGCCGCGACCGTCCTCGCGATCGAGCCGGACTTCGCCGCGCTCGGCCGGTTCAAGGTCGGCGTCGCGGGGGAGCAGCCGGCCGGCGCGGAGACCGCGTTCGAGGTCCGCGCGTTCAGCGACACCGTCGAGGACCCGGTCACCGGCAGCCTCAACGCGGCGCTCGGCCAGTGGCTGATCGGCGACGGAATCGCGCCCGAGTCGTACGTCGCGGCGCAGGGCACGCGGCTCGGCCGGCGGGGCCGGGTGCACGTCCGGCGGGACGGCGAGGACGTCTGGGTCGGCGGCGACACGGTCGTCGGAATCCGGGGAGAAGTTGATCTGTGGTGA